In Microbacterium cremeum, a genomic segment contains:
- a CDS encoding response regulator transcription factor: MLIADDNRSVRKGLRLQLEAAGGVRVIGEVANGLDAVTVARRERADVVLMDLQMPGMNGVKATRELAQSTTEPPIPVIVMTSYAIDGYVTEALDAGAIGYLLKSHDSDQLLAAIHSAMRGEALLSGRIATPVLREFVRRGAADPDGLDRLSTAERRVVSVLCGGTTSNESIAERLRVSVHTVRSHMQSALKKLDLEDRTQLALWGARNHLDRESLR, encoded by the coding sequence GTGCTGATCGCCGACGACAACCGGTCCGTCCGTAAAGGTCTCCGGCTGCAACTCGAAGCAGCAGGCGGCGTGCGTGTGATCGGTGAAGTCGCCAACGGACTGGACGCGGTCACCGTCGCCCGCCGCGAACGAGCCGATGTCGTGCTCATGGATCTGCAGATGCCCGGGATGAACGGCGTGAAGGCAACCCGGGAACTGGCCCAATCGACCACCGAACCGCCCATCCCGGTGATCGTGATGACCAGTTACGCCATCGACGGCTACGTCACCGAGGCTCTCGACGCTGGGGCGATCGGATACCTGCTGAAGAGCCACGACTCGGATCAGCTGCTCGCGGCGATTCACTCCGCGATGCGCGGGGAGGCCCTCCTCTCCGGTCGCATCGCCACCCCCGTTCTGCGCGAGTTCGTTCGGCGCGGAGCCGCCGACCCTGACGGGCTCGACCGGCTCTCGACTGCAGAACGGCGCGTCGTGTCCGTGCTCTGCGGCGGCACCACCAGCAACGAGAGCATCGCGGAACGACTGAGGGTGTCGGTCCACACGGTGCGCTCGCACATGCAGTCCGCGCTGAAGAAGCTCGACCTCGAGGATCGCACGCAACTCGCCCTGTGGGGCGCTCGCAACCATTTGGACCGCGAGTCACTCAGATGA
- a CDS encoding citryl-CoA lyase: MSAAEGAGGPNAQESAEELVDEARRWWQTDIIDVRPGEISLRGYPIQELIGNAGFVETVWLMLRGELPSRAHAELLEAALVASVDHGPHAPSIAIARMATTCGSPINGAMASAINVLDDVHGGPGQQCMQLYLEIDAELDRTDDLGAATRIVLQRHRETGMRYVPGFGHRFHPLDPRTPRLLSLVDAAAADGTVDGRFAAIGRAVEEAISEGRPRRIPMNVDGVTAVIYCELGLTPELGRGVFILARSVGILAHASEQMTQGGRIKGPMPKSIGYTYTGPGRRPVPPADERGTTS, from the coding sequence GTGAGCGCCGCCGAGGGGGCCGGCGGCCCGAATGCGCAAGAGTCGGCCGAAGAGCTCGTCGACGAGGCGCGGCGCTGGTGGCAGACCGACATCATCGACGTCCGCCCCGGCGAGATCTCGCTTCGCGGCTACCCCATCCAGGAGCTCATCGGCAACGCCGGGTTCGTCGAGACGGTGTGGCTCATGCTGCGGGGCGAGCTGCCGTCGCGGGCCCACGCCGAGCTCCTCGAGGCGGCGCTCGTGGCATCCGTCGACCACGGGCCGCACGCGCCGTCGATCGCGATCGCCCGGATGGCGACGACGTGCGGGTCGCCGATCAACGGCGCCATGGCATCGGCGATCAACGTGCTCGACGACGTCCACGGGGGCCCGGGGCAGCAGTGCATGCAGCTGTACCTCGAGATCGATGCGGAGCTCGATCGGACGGACGACCTCGGCGCGGCGACCCGGATCGTGCTGCAGCGGCACCGCGAGACCGGCATGCGCTACGTCCCGGGTTTCGGCCACCGGTTCCATCCGCTCGATCCGCGCACGCCGCGGCTGCTGTCGCTCGTCGACGCCGCAGCCGCCGACGGCACGGTGGACGGCCGGTTCGCCGCGATCGGGCGAGCCGTCGAGGAGGCGATCAGCGAGGGCAGGCCCCGCCGCATCCCGATGAACGTCGACGGCGTGACGGCTGTCATCTACTGCGAGCTGGGGCTGACGCCCGAACTCGGGCGCGGCGTCTTCATCCTCGCTCGCTCGGTGGGCATCCTCGCGCACGCCAGCGAGCAGATGACGCAGGGCGGCCGCATCAAGGGCCCGATGCCCAAATCCATCGGCTACACGTACACCGGACCGGGCCGCCGCCCGGTGCCGCCGGCAGACGAGAGAGGAACAACCTCATGA
- the alr gene encoding alanine racemase, producing MALPLAPALPRHRAPSAVTVSAAAIAANTALLREHCRTPLMAVVKADGFGLGAEAVARAALAGGASELGVATCDEALALRTAGISAPILVWMLHAGAPLGEAIRDDITLSCASVRMLELVVAAAEEAGIRARVELEVETGMHRSGCAVADWGALCAAARKAEHDGHVQVVGVWTHFGGTDDDPAVFAEPLARLESAWSAAHGAGLRPRRRHAASSLAAVVSPAARLDLVRVGAALFGIEPVPSRGLGLATAARWETTVVQVRDVAAGEAVGYGQQYRTARAGRLALLPVGYADGVPRSAWPGVTVSVNGLRHPLVGAVSMDQCVVDVGGSDVEVGDRVVLVGDAGLGEPSLREWSLILGTIPQEVLTGLGSRVARVVGQEAEA from the coding sequence ATGGCCTTGCCCCTCGCCCCCGCCCTGCCACGACATCGCGCACCATCGGCGGTCACCGTCTCGGCCGCGGCGATCGCGGCGAACACCGCACTTCTCCGGGAGCACTGCCGCACCCCGCTCATGGCGGTCGTGAAGGCGGACGGCTTCGGGCTCGGCGCCGAGGCCGTCGCCCGGGCCGCTCTCGCCGGGGGCGCGAGCGAGCTCGGCGTCGCCACGTGCGATGAGGCTCTCGCGCTGCGGACGGCGGGGATCTCGGCTCCGATCCTCGTCTGGATGCTCCACGCCGGGGCGCCGCTCGGCGAAGCGATCCGCGACGACATCACTCTCTCGTGCGCTTCGGTGCGGATGCTCGAGCTGGTCGTCGCGGCCGCCGAGGAGGCCGGCATCCGAGCGCGTGTCGAGCTGGAGGTCGAGACCGGGATGCATCGCTCCGGATGCGCGGTGGCGGACTGGGGCGCGCTGTGTGCCGCGGCGCGGAAGGCCGAGCACGACGGCCACGTCCAGGTGGTGGGGGTCTGGACGCACTTCGGTGGCACCGACGACGATCCGGCCGTCTTCGCCGAGCCTCTCGCGCGGCTCGAATCCGCGTGGTCCGCAGCGCACGGCGCCGGGTTGCGACCGCGACGGCGGCACGCCGCATCGTCTCTCGCCGCCGTCGTCAGCCCGGCGGCGCGGCTCGACCTCGTCCGCGTCGGCGCAGCGCTGTTCGGCATCGAGCCGGTGCCGTCGCGAGGGCTGGGGCTCGCGACGGCGGCGCGATGGGAGACCACCGTGGTCCAGGTGCGCGACGTCGCCGCGGGCGAGGCGGTCGGCTACGGGCAGCAGTACCGCACCGCGCGCGCCGGGCGGCTCGCGCTGCTGCCCGTCGGGTACGCCGACGGCGTGCCGCGGTCGGCGTGGCCCGGGGTGACCGTCTCGGTGAACGGGTTGCGGCATCCGCTCGTGGGAGCCGTCTCGATGGATCAATGCGTCGTCGACGTCGGCGGGTCGGATGTCGAGGTCGGCGACCGGGTCGTGCTGGTGGGTGACGCCGGCCTCGGCGAGCCGAGCCTTCGGGAATGGTCGCTCATCCTCGGCACCATCCCGCAGGAGGTGCTCACCGGCCTCGGATCGCGTGTAGCGCGTGTGGTCGGGCAGGAGGCCGAAGCATGA
- a CDS encoding thiamine pyrophosphate-binding protein — protein MKDLVSNQIVRYLEAREVEHVFGLCGHTNIALLAALEKSELISFVNVRHEQIAAHAADGYARVTQRAGVVLTHLGPGLTNATTGVANAALDSIPLVVIAGDVPTHYFGKHPHQEINLHADAAQYEIYRPFVKRAWRVDQPHLIAEVLDKAFTLAESGRPGPVLVDVPMDVFSAEVDVALFDKVMGNTRSLARPSLDEAVAERIVQNLLDAERPVLYVGGGVVAADAAEELAEFAGLLSIPVAHSLMGKGAVPDDSPLVLGMTGFWGTAFTNETTRTADWILALGTRFAEADSSSWYPEYTFDIPGTKLMQIDIDPTELGRNYPLEIGALADLKAALTVLVRVARRLAPAGVARSELLSQIAANRATVKLHNADAQVSDAWPMRPERILSETREVLPADAIITTDVGWNKNGVGQQFDILTPGTFLTPGGFATMGFGAPAAVGAKIARPDRVVVSLVGDGGFGQNPAVLATAREEGVPVVWVVMNNNAFGTIAGLEKAAFDTTYGTVFGKGDDPMYTDFAAIAEAYGVTGIKVETAAEFKPALERAIALQAPVVIDVSMVNVPTPTTGHWNILDIYSPGEAIEHVATP, from the coding sequence ATGAAGGACCTGGTGTCGAACCAGATCGTGCGGTACCTGGAGGCACGCGAGGTCGAGCATGTCTTCGGGCTGTGCGGACACACGAACATCGCTCTGCTCGCAGCGCTGGAGAAGAGCGAGCTCATCTCGTTCGTGAACGTGCGTCACGAGCAGATCGCCGCCCACGCGGCCGACGGCTACGCGCGGGTGACCCAGCGGGCGGGTGTCGTGCTCACCCACCTCGGCCCCGGGCTGACGAACGCGACGACCGGCGTGGCGAACGCGGCGCTGGACTCCATCCCCCTCGTCGTGATCGCCGGAGACGTGCCCACGCACTACTTCGGCAAGCACCCGCATCAGGAGATCAATCTCCACGCCGACGCCGCCCAGTACGAGATCTACCGCCCCTTCGTCAAGCGCGCCTGGCGAGTGGATCAGCCCCACCTCATCGCCGAGGTCCTCGACAAGGCCTTCACGCTCGCCGAGAGCGGACGCCCCGGTCCCGTCCTGGTCGACGTGCCGATGGACGTCTTCTCCGCAGAGGTCGATGTCGCGCTGTTCGACAAGGTGATGGGCAACACCCGTTCGCTCGCACGGCCTTCCCTCGACGAAGCGGTCGCGGAGCGCATCGTGCAGAACCTGCTGGATGCCGAGCGCCCGGTGCTCTACGTCGGAGGCGGCGTCGTCGCGGCCGACGCGGCGGAGGAGCTCGCCGAGTTCGCCGGGCTCCTGTCGATCCCGGTCGCGCACAGCCTGATGGGCAAGGGGGCGGTGCCGGACGACAGTCCGCTGGTCCTGGGGATGACGGGCTTCTGGGGGACGGCGTTCACCAACGAGACGACCCGCACCGCGGACTGGATCCTGGCGCTCGGCACCCGGTTCGCCGAGGCCGACTCGAGCTCGTGGTACCCCGAGTACACGTTCGACATCCCGGGCACCAAGCTCATGCAGATCGACATCGACCCCACCGAGCTCGGTCGCAACTACCCGCTCGAGATCGGCGCGCTCGCCGATCTCAAGGCAGCGCTGACCGTGCTCGTCCGTGTCGCGCGCCGACTGGCGCCGGCGGGAGTGGCGCGCAGCGAGCTGCTGTCGCAGATCGCGGCGAACCGCGCCACGGTCAAGCTGCACAACGCCGACGCGCAGGTCTCCGACGCCTGGCCGATGCGGCCCGAGCGCATCCTCTCCGAGACGCGCGAGGTGCTGCCGGCCGACGCGATCATCACGACCGATGTGGGCTGGAACAAGAACGGCGTCGGGCAGCAGTTCGACATCCTCACTCCCGGCACCTTCCTCACGCCGGGTGGCTTCGCCACGATGGGCTTCGGCGCGCCTGCCGCGGTGGGCGCGAAGATCGCGCGACCCGACCGCGTCGTCGTCTCGCTCGTGGGGGACGGCGGCTTCGGCCAGAACCCCGCCGTGCTCGCCACCGCGCGCGAGGAGGGCGTCCCCGTCGTGTGGGTCGTCATGAACAACAACGCCTTCGGCACGATCGCGGGGCTGGAGAAGGCGGCGTTCGACACGACCTACGGCACGGTGTTCGGCAAGGGCGACGACCCGATGTACACCGACTTCGCGGCGATCGCCGAGGCGTACGGGGTGACCGGAATCAAGGTCGAGACCGCCGCGGAGTTCAAGCCGGCCCTCGAGCGGGCGATCGCGCTGCAGGCTCCGGTCGTGATCGACGTGTCGATGGTGAACGTGCCGACGCCGACGACGGGGCACTGGAACATCCTCGACATCTACTCGCCGGGCGAGGCGATCGAGCACGTCGCCACTCCCTGA
- a CDS encoding sensor histidine kinase has protein sequence MESVAHHERAAPRECVRTFGRTLIERVHPKGRDDASYAPSHARHPASRLERPTSVIRVSVTTPDTAPTRKNSRPTLPPERPLDDDRILSTRRSAVVLALTVFVTTTIQVLVQPLAALADGRVEWTLALPPPLMMSVLVLGCAVQAAAFLLSDQWREVTVLISAGVYIGLATGLSVPTWLIGMYLVMALALFLLATRRSLTVSIVWLAAVVLITTGVLFLWTMTLGLTVSVAVTFATAEAVRIAAPAIAGTALGAWWRKQTRRVTLARLQAETAKREHDKRVEEAEQNERTRIAQELHDVAGQHLAGLITLADAALTIAPARPDDALELVEEVRDEGRFAAASLAGALADLRAVGATPRESTRDLREADHLVDFWQKRGMNIRLVTSGPVEELPAVVSATAYRCIQEALTNAATHAPGSEVDVQIARSHRLDVTIANAASPPGSLPVTGLGLGWGLSGIRRRIDLLRGTLVFGATPEGGWTVRFVIPVAQPDGE, from the coding sequence GTGGAGAGCGTCGCGCACCACGAACGTGCGGCACCACGAGAGTGCGTTCGGACGTTCGGCCGAACCCTCATCGAGAGAGTTCATCCGAAAGGACGAGACGACGCCTCGTACGCGCCATCGCACGCACGGCATCCAGCCAGCCGCCTCGAACGACCAACTAGTGTCATTCGCGTGAGCGTGACCACACCCGACACCGCTCCGACGCGCAAGAACAGCCGTCCGACACTCCCACCCGAACGTCCGCTCGACGATGACCGGATTCTCAGCACGCGACGATCCGCGGTGGTGCTCGCCCTCACCGTCTTCGTGACGACGACGATCCAGGTCCTCGTCCAGCCGCTTGCGGCCCTTGCCGATGGCCGGGTGGAGTGGACACTCGCACTCCCACCGCCGCTGATGATGTCGGTCCTCGTACTCGGGTGCGCGGTGCAAGCGGCTGCCTTCTTGCTCAGCGATCAGTGGCGCGAAGTCACGGTGCTGATCAGCGCAGGGGTCTACATCGGTCTGGCGACGGGGCTTTCGGTGCCGACGTGGCTGATCGGCATGTATCTCGTGATGGCACTTGCGTTGTTCCTGCTCGCGACGCGGAGATCGCTCACCGTGTCGATCGTCTGGTTGGCCGCTGTCGTGCTGATCACGACCGGCGTGCTGTTCCTCTGGACGATGACGCTCGGGTTGACGGTGAGTGTCGCGGTCACGTTCGCGACGGCCGAGGCGGTCCGGATCGCCGCGCCCGCGATCGCCGGAACCGCGCTCGGCGCGTGGTGGCGGAAGCAGACACGCCGCGTCACACTGGCCCGGCTGCAGGCCGAGACCGCGAAGCGGGAACACGACAAGCGCGTGGAGGAGGCCGAACAGAACGAGAGAACGCGGATCGCCCAGGAACTGCACGATGTGGCCGGACAGCATCTGGCGGGCCTGATCACGTTGGCGGACGCCGCTCTGACGATCGCGCCCGCTCGTCCTGACGACGCGCTGGAACTCGTCGAAGAGGTCCGCGACGAGGGGCGCTTCGCGGCCGCGAGCCTCGCAGGAGCTCTCGCCGATCTTCGCGCAGTCGGCGCGACGCCACGGGAGTCGACGCGAGATCTGCGAGAGGCGGACCACCTCGTCGACTTCTGGCAGAAGCGCGGGATGAACATCCGGCTCGTCACGAGCGGGCCCGTCGAAGAGCTCCCTGCCGTCGTCTCGGCCACCGCGTACCGGTGCATTCAGGAAGCCCTCACCAACGCCGCCACACACGCACCCGGCTCCGAGGTCGACGTGCAGATCGCACGGTCCCACCGGCTCGATGTGACCATCGCGAACGCGGCGTCACCGCCGGGAAGTCTCCCCGTCACCGGCCTCGGTCTGGGTTGGGGTCTCAGCGGGATCCGCCGTCGCATCGACCTGCTGAGAGGCACACTGGTGTTCGGTGCGACTCCGGAGGGCGGCTGGACGGTGCGGTTCGTCATCCCGGTCGCCCAACCCGACGGAGAGTGA
- a CDS encoding TIM barrel protein, which produces MNPAPGAQRISISTVCLSGTLEDKLRAAAAAGFAGVEMLEYDLVMSTWSARRLAGQAADLGLSLEVYQPFHVETVPPDLFGASLRHAERKLDLLCELGARVLVCCSSKTEHGLDDDGRAAEQLRTLADRAEQRGLRLAYEAVPWGRVRTVQDAWRLVRQADHPALGLCLDSFHVLSADNDAAAVTEVAVDKVFHVQLADAPRLNLDVREWSLHYRMFPGQGSLDVAGFLREILSMEYAGPIALEVFNDVYQQEDPRHAATDAMRSTRTLVEAVAAGLPSASALLPAGELPAAPGLRGYAFAELAVDEVSSPLVSRTLAGLGFVHVGQHHSKPVQLWEQGDARVLLNLAPERSIDPATAAICAIAVQTSDAAASMRRAERLLAPKLARRRGPDESDLGSVATPDGTELFFCDSTAGPHWLDDFRPTGAVAGPSPLVRGIDHLSITESLDDFDQSALFFRSVLGLEPGESTEITAPFGLIRSWSATDPAGSVRIALSTNPLRRGDWAPGVSSPQLIAFAAEDAIACARIMRAHGAPILEMPANYYDDLDARLSLPPEFVASLRENSVLYDRDEQGEFLHFFTEMLGARVFFEVVQRVDGYSAFGDPRSVPLRMAAHRRQRLRTLASDPAEVTAEHRHDYSLAHLTALSLSPPELVDAAAAGGYRYVGLRMTKVTAQEPHYPLAYDPALMRATKTHLAATGIEVLDIELARITSGDSPRDYLRFLEAGAELGARHVITQLPDSDFSRKTDRFAELCELARPLGLTLDLEFPSWTETGNLDEATRVLRAVDQPNAGLLVDLLHFARSHSRIEDLRGLPPEWFHYAHVCDAPPEAPATTAGVIHAARFERLFPGEGGLDIAGVLSALPSGIPYALEIPRATLVAQVGPKEHARLAIDATRRHLDLSAVHAR; this is translated from the coding sequence ATGAACCCCGCACCGGGCGCGCAGCGCATATCGATCTCGACGGTGTGCCTGTCGGGGACGCTCGAAGACAAGCTGCGGGCGGCCGCTGCCGCCGGGTTCGCGGGCGTCGAGATGCTCGAGTACGACCTCGTCATGTCGACGTGGTCCGCGCGGCGCCTCGCCGGTCAGGCGGCCGACCTGGGCCTGTCGCTCGAGGTCTACCAGCCCTTCCATGTCGAGACGGTGCCGCCTGATCTGTTCGGGGCGAGTCTGCGTCACGCCGAGCGGAAACTCGACCTGCTGTGCGAGCTGGGCGCGCGCGTCCTCGTCTGCTGCTCGTCGAAGACCGAGCACGGACTGGATGACGACGGTCGCGCGGCCGAGCAGCTGCGCACGCTCGCAGACCGGGCCGAGCAGCGCGGACTGCGCCTCGCGTACGAGGCGGTGCCGTGGGGACGCGTCCGCACCGTTCAGGATGCGTGGCGGCTGGTCCGGCAGGCCGATCATCCTGCGCTCGGGCTGTGCCTCGACAGCTTCCACGTGCTCTCGGCCGACAACGACGCCGCCGCCGTCACCGAGGTGGCCGTCGACAAGGTGTTCCACGTCCAGCTCGCCGATGCGCCGCGGCTGAACTTGGACGTCCGGGAGTGGAGTCTCCACTACCGGATGTTCCCCGGACAGGGCTCGCTCGATGTCGCGGGTTTCCTCCGGGAGATCCTGTCGATGGAGTACGCGGGCCCGATCGCTCTCGAGGTGTTCAACGACGTCTATCAGCAGGAGGACCCGCGGCACGCGGCCACCGATGCGATGCGCTCCACGCGCACCCTCGTCGAGGCGGTGGCCGCCGGCCTGCCGTCGGCGTCCGCGCTGCTCCCGGCCGGCGAGCTGCCTGCCGCTCCGGGACTCCGCGGATACGCGTTCGCCGAACTGGCTGTCGACGAGGTGTCGTCGCCGCTGGTGTCGCGCACGCTCGCCGGTCTCGGGTTCGTGCACGTGGGGCAGCATCATTCCAAGCCCGTTCAGCTGTGGGAGCAGGGGGATGCCCGGGTGCTCCTGAACCTCGCACCGGAGCGCTCCATCGATCCTGCGACGGCGGCGATCTGCGCGATCGCCGTGCAGACCTCGGACGCGGCCGCCTCGATGCGCAGGGCGGAGCGGCTCCTGGCACCGAAGCTCGCGCGGCGCCGCGGGCCGGACGAGAGCGACCTCGGTTCCGTGGCGACTCCGGACGGGACGGAACTGTTCTTCTGCGACTCGACCGCCGGGCCGCACTGGCTCGATGACTTCCGGCCGACCGGGGCGGTGGCCGGGCCCTCGCCGCTGGTGAGGGGCATCGACCACCTCTCGATCACCGAATCGCTCGACGACTTCGACCAGTCGGCGCTGTTCTTCCGCTCCGTGCTCGGTCTCGAGCCGGGGGAGTCGACCGAGATCACCGCTCCGTTCGGCCTGATCCGCAGCTGGTCGGCGACGGATCCGGCGGGGAGCGTCCGGATCGCTCTGAGCACCAACCCGCTGCGACGCGGCGACTGGGCGCCGGGGGTGTCGAGCCCGCAGCTCATCGCGTTCGCAGCCGAGGACGCGATCGCGTGCGCGAGGATCATGCGCGCGCACGGGGCGCCGATCCTGGAGATGCCCGCGAACTACTACGACGACCTCGACGCCAGACTCTCGCTGCCGCCCGAATTCGTGGCGAGCCTGCGCGAGAACTCGGTGCTGTACGACAGGGACGAGCAGGGCGAGTTCCTGCACTTCTTCACCGAGATGCTCGGGGCGCGGGTCTTCTTCGAAGTGGTTCAGCGTGTCGACGGCTACTCGGCGTTCGGAGACCCCCGGAGCGTGCCGCTGCGCATGGCGGCCCACCGCCGGCAGCGGCTGCGCACCCTGGCAAGCGATCCGGCCGAGGTCACGGCCGAGCACCGGCACGACTATTCGCTCGCCCACCTCACCGCCCTCAGCCTGTCACCGCCGGAGCTGGTGGATGCCGCGGCCGCGGGCGGGTACCGCTACGTCGGCCTGCGCATGACCAAGGTCACGGCGCAGGAGCCGCACTACCCACTGGCGTACGATCCGGCTCTGATGCGCGCGACGAAGACGCATCTCGCGGCGACCGGCATCGAGGTGCTCGACATCGAGCTCGCGCGCATCACGTCGGGCGACAGTCCCCGCGACTACCTGCGCTTCCTCGAGGCCGGTGCGGAACTGGGAGCGCGCCACGTCATCACGCAGCTGCCGGATTCGGACTTCTCGCGCAAGACCGACCGGTTCGCTGAGCTGTGCGAACTGGCACGGCCCCTGGGTCTGACGCTCGACCTCGAGTTCCCCTCGTGGACCGAGACGGGAAACCTCGACGAGGCCACGCGGGTGCTGCGAGCGGTGGATCAGCCCAATGCGGGGCTGCTCGTCGATCTGCTCCACTTCGCCCGATCGCACTCCCGCATCGAAGATCTGCGGGGTCTTCCGCCGGAGTGGTTCCACTACGCGCACGTCTGCGACGCGCCGCCGGAGGCTCCTGCGACCACCGCCGGAGTGATCCACGCGGCGCGTTTCGAGCGGCTCTTCCCCGGCGAGGGCGGCCTCGACATCGCCGGCGTCCTCAGCGCCCTGCCCTCCGGCATCCCCTATGCCCTCGAGATCCCGCGCGCGACGCTCGTGGCGCAGGTCGGCCCGAAAGAGCACGCGAGGCTCGCGATCGACGCGACCCGTCGCCACCTCGATCTCAGCGCTGTGCACGCCCGATAG
- a CDS encoding D-alanine--D-alanine ligase family protein: MMRRVVVVSGGASTEHDVSVASGRDVSAALAGLAGHSVLDVHVDREGWWHVGSETAPALRFDEVLDETPRDCVVFPALHGGWGEGGGLQGELESRGIPFVGSGSDASARALSKIECLRLCAAAGVGVIPTASVSRARYVADPDLVAGMVRRSFDGDLVVKPDTGGSSIGVRMVGRGESLRGAFAEAFEHADLALVQPRMTGDEVSVGVWGDGEAARATGASRLHYPEGGDAGGFTYAHKYEGAGAVLEIPAPFPGPVLAALRDAALRCFAALGCRGLARIDFFVDATGRILLNEVNTIPGLRRESHFPRLVAAAGTPYERLVELLVEDAVATSSRERAARRRQAVAS; encoded by the coding sequence ATGATGCGGCGGGTCGTGGTCGTCTCGGGCGGTGCGAGCACCGAGCACGACGTGTCGGTCGCGTCGGGGAGGGACGTGTCGGCCGCCCTCGCAGGACTGGCAGGACACTCGGTCCTCGACGTGCATGTCGATCGCGAGGGCTGGTGGCACGTCGGATCGGAGACCGCGCCGGCGCTGCGATTCGACGAGGTGCTCGACGAGACGCCGCGGGACTGCGTCGTCTTTCCCGCGCTCCACGGCGGCTGGGGAGAAGGGGGCGGCCTGCAGGGTGAGCTCGAGAGCCGCGGCATCCCGTTCGTGGGGAGCGGATCGGATGCCTCCGCACGAGCGCTGTCGAAGATCGAGTGCCTGCGGCTGTGCGCAGCGGCCGGGGTCGGCGTGATCCCCACGGCCTCGGTGAGCCGCGCGCGCTACGTCGCCGATCCGGACCTGGTCGCCGGGATGGTGCGCCGGTCGTTCGACGGCGACCTCGTGGTGAAGCCCGACACCGGCGGGTCGAGCATCGGCGTCCGGATGGTGGGGCGCGGCGAGTCGCTGCGGGGTGCGTTCGCCGAGGCGTTCGAGCACGCGGATCTCGCGCTGGTGCAGCCGCGGATGACGGGGGATGAGGTCAGCGTCGGCGTGTGGGGCGACGGGGAGGCCGCCCGGGCGACGGGTGCGTCGCGCCTGCACTACCCCGAGGGCGGCGACGCCGGCGGATTCACGTACGCCCACAAGTACGAAGGGGCGGGGGCGGTCCTCGAGATCCCGGCACCCTTCCCCGGGCCCGTTCTCGCGGCACTGCGCGACGCCGCGCTGCGCTGCTTCGCCGCGCTCGGATGCCGCGGCCTCGCCCGGATCGACTTCTTCGTCGACGCGACGGGACGCATCCTGCTCAACGAGGTCAACACGATTCCCGGACTGCGCCGCGAGTCGCACTTCCCGCGCCTCGTGGCGGCGGCGGGCACGCCGTACGAGCGGCTCGTCGAGCTTCTCGTCGAGGATGCCGTGGCCACCTCGTCGCGCGAGCGCGCGGCGAGGCGGCGCCAGGCCGTCGCCTCCTAA